The Coraliomargarita parva sequence CGACACCGATGAACACGGATGTCGTAGATCCCGCCAACGGGAAACCATCTGTGCTGGTGGGGAAGGGAAAATTGAAACAAAGTATCCGTGTCCATCTGTGTGCATCCGTGGTTTAAAGCAAACCAGATGGAGGGAAGCGAAGAAAGCCCATTAGTGTCAAATCAGTGTAGATTAGCGGTCTCCGGCTCCGCGGGAAAAACCCATCCCAAAAGGAAGAAGGAGCACTTGTCGCAATGAAATAATCGGTCAGAATCGAGGCATTGGAGAAGGCCTGTATTTTGGATCGAAGGGCATTGCCTACCTTTCCAAAAGCGTCCTTGATCTGTCTGCCCAAAGCGCACTTGAGCACTGAGGTCTCGGACTTGCTAAGACAGCGATGAGGTACTCACAGTCATGGTGCGGGAGGGGGAGTTGCTCTGGCGGACCCCTCCGTCCCGGTCAAGCCGGGACATCCGGCTTCTCTCCGATACGCCGTGACAGGCCTCCCCTCGGAGAGAGGAGGAGCTGTTTTTGAGGGCTGACGAAGCGCGGCAGCGCGGAGATGGTAAAATGCGGAGCATTTTGCCCGAAGCGAAGCGCAGGGTGACTGAAGCGGCCAGTCCTGAGCCTGTCGAAGGGGTGCCCTTTGGGCGCTGAAGGAACAAACCTGAGACCTGACTCTGGAAGGCTGAGGGCGGAGACCTGAAGCGTGGCAGCGCGGAGACACTGCATAATAAGCAGCGGGGTTGCTGGAAAATCATTCTGCCTAAAATGATTCTGCCTCTCCCACACGGTTGTCAGAATTATTCTGTCAGTGATCATTCTGTTCTCCAAAGAACCGTTGTAAGCATCATACTAGCCTGTCCTTAGCATATTCACGCGCTTGCCCGGAAGGTTGAGCACTTCAAGTGCATTGACGTCTTGGCAAGCCCTGTCGAATCTGCTCCCTGATAAAAAGAGCTATCACATGAATCTGGCATCAAAGCGTCCCATCGAATCAAAGCGCAGTTACCGCAGTCCGGCGGTGGAGGCCTTTATCTGCGAAGTGAAATCGCGGATCGCGGATCCCCGCTTGGCGTGGATGTTTGAAAACTGCTATCCCAACACGCTGGATACCACGGTCCTCTATGATGACGCTGCGGAGGATGCGTTTGTCATCACGGGCGACATCCCCGCGATGTGGCTGAGGGATTCGACGGCGCAAATCTGGCCTTATCGCGTGCACCTGGCGAAGGACGAGGAATTGTCTCGCTTGTTCCGTGGGCTGATCCGGCGTCAGGCCCGCTGTATCCGGATCGATCCCTATGCGAACGCCTTCCATCGAGATCCGACGGAGCCGCCTCAGCACAAGGACGACACGGCCATCCCGGACGGCGTATGGGAGCGCAAGTGGGAACTGGACTCGCTCTGTGCCTTCCTTCGTCTGTCGCACGGCTACTGGGCGGAGACCGGAGAGCTGGACCTGTATGGCGAGAGCTGGCAGGAGGCGCTTGGCCTCGTGCTGAAGACCTTCCGTGACCAGCAAGTGCCCCGCGGCTATACCTTCTCGCGTGAAACGACGGTCACCTGTGAGACCTTGTACTGGCATGGGCGTATGGCACCGACGAAGGCCTGCGGACTGATCCACTCGGCCTTTCGCCCTTCAGACGACGCATGCCTCCTGCCATTCAGCATCCCCGGCAATGCCATGGCCCGCGTCTGTCTCGATGACATTGCTGCGCTGCTCGACCAGCTAGGCTTGCCCGAAGTGGCCACGGAGTGCCGCGCCTTGTCATCTGAGATCGAGCAGGCCCTGTCGGTCCACGCCTTCACCATGCTGCCCGACGGGAGACGTATTTACGCCTACGAAGTGGACGGCTGCGGCAGTCACATCGTAATGGATGATGCGAATGTGCCGAGCCTGCTGGCACTGCCATACCTGGGCTACTGTGCGGTGTATGATCCGATCTATCAAGCGACCCGCCGATTCCTATGGAGTGAACAGAATCCCTATTTCTTCCGCGGCAAGGCGGGCGAGGGGATCGGAGGGCCGCACATCGGATTGGATTACGTCTGGCCCATCAGTATCATTATGCGAGCCTTGACGGCGCAGGACGATGGAGAGGTGCTCGAATGCCTGCGGCAGTTGGTCGCCGCGCATGAGGCGACCGGATTGATGCATGAAAGTTTCCACAAGGATGACGCGGGCGATTTCACCCGTCCGTGGTTT is a genomic window containing:
- a CDS encoding glycoside hydrolase family 125 protein; the protein is MNLASKRPIESKRSYRSPAVEAFICEVKSRIADPRLAWMFENCYPNTLDTTVLYDDAAEDAFVITGDIPAMWLRDSTAQIWPYRVHLAKDEELSRLFRGLIRRQARCIRIDPYANAFHRDPTEPPQHKDDTAIPDGVWERKWELDSLCAFLRLSHGYWAETGELDLYGESWQEALGLVLKTFRDQQVPRGYTFSRETTVTCETLYWHGRMAPTKACGLIHSAFRPSDDACLLPFSIPGNAMARVCLDDIAALLDQLGLPEVATECRALSSEIEQALSVHAFTMLPDGRRIYAYEVDGCGSHIVMDDANVPSLLALPYLGYCAVYDPIYQATRRFLWSEQNPYFFRGKAGEGIGGPHIGLDYVWPISIIMRALTAQDDGEVLECLRQLVAAHEATGLMHESFHKDDAGDFTRPWFAWANTLFGELIQQIYQRSPELLQEEMASGRAEG